The proteins below come from a single Chitinophaga pinensis DSM 2588 genomic window:
- a CDS encoding flavin monoamine oxidase family protein, producing MEYDYLIIGGGLSGLTLAYLLKKKGINALILEGADRTGGRIKTVNGTLGTPMELGATWFSDAHINLIELLDELGLHKFPQYNTGLSLFYTRPDQPPQQFYVPEETSPSYRLAGGTQNLIKNLMGKLEKNTIQLNTKVSKISAKNEYLYAETTDNRIYKARYIFLCLPPQLAGSDIKFEPSLPENLLSIMPRIQTWMAGSIKFILEYDQQFWRKAGFSGMIYSNAGIITEMYDHTNYEGNKFGFTGFLHEEAQQFSQEERKKMVLEQVAHNYGDRALYPLLYEDKIWTGKFLLSGNPIIRLRHLNNGHPLLQSRYMDDRLFFCATESSPHYPGYMEGAVMVAKNIMKTLGV from the coding sequence TATTTGTTAAAAAAAAAGGGAATTAACGCACTAATCCTGGAAGGGGCCGATAGAACAGGTGGCAGAATCAAAACAGTTAACGGTACTTTAGGTACACCGATGGAGTTAGGAGCCACCTGGTTCTCAGATGCACATATCAACTTAATAGAACTATTAGATGAATTGGGCCTTCATAAGTTTCCGCAATATAATACAGGTCTTTCCTTGTTCTATACCCGGCCAGATCAACCACCCCAGCAATTTTATGTACCAGAAGAAACATCTCCTTCCTATCGGCTGGCAGGTGGTACGCAGAACCTCATTAAAAACCTCATGGGGAAGCTGGAAAAAAATACTATACAACTTAACACAAAAGTCAGTAAAATTTCTGCTAAAAACGAATACCTATATGCGGAGACAACAGACAATAGAATTTATAAAGCCCGGTATATATTTTTATGTTTACCACCACAACTCGCAGGATCCGATATAAAATTTGAGCCTTCATTACCTGAAAACCTACTTTCAATTATGCCCAGGATACAAACGTGGATGGCAGGGTCCATTAAATTTATACTTGAGTATGATCAACAATTCTGGAGAAAGGCGGGTTTTTCAGGCATGATTTATAGCAATGCTGGTATTATAACAGAAATGTATGACCATACAAATTATGAAGGTAATAAATTTGGGTTTACCGGATTTTTGCACGAAGAGGCGCAACAATTTAGTCAGGAAGAACGTAAAAAGATGGTCCTGGAACAAGTAGCTCACAACTATGGAGATCGGGCGTTATATCCGTTATTATACGAAGATAAAATCTGGACAGGTAAATTTTTACTTTCAGGTAATCCAATTATCAGGTTACGGCATTTAAATAATGGACATCCATTACTACAATCCCGATATATGGATGACCGCCTTTTTTTCTGTGCAACAGAAAGTTCACCTCATTATCCTGGCTATATGGAAGGGGCTGTTATGGTAGCGAAAAATATAATGAAAACATTGGGAGTATAA
- a CDS encoding IS3 family transposase (programmed frameshift): MKKTRFTESQIVSILKQQESGIPTKEICRQHGISEATFYNWKSRYGGMEASDVRRLKDLEEENARLKRMYADVSLDNQLLKDLFNKKRLGPATQRQIAHELVSEEGISVSRACRLVSFPRSQFYYNSRKNDNAVIIALQELAFKHPNYGFRKLSSYLRRAGHKWNHKRIYRVYRLLKLNKRRKGKRRLPARIKQPLIRQQMINVSWSMDFMSDSMTGNRRFRTFNVMDDCSREALAIEIDTSLSAKRVTRVLDRILTTRGKPNSIRVDNGPEFTSTKFCLWCKTNNIIVQYIQPGKPMQNGYIERFNRLYREAVLDAYLFFDLNQVRELTEEWLEEYNQRRPHEALNNLTPEEWKNMVLEETILQKNTVC; the protein is encoded by the exons ATGAAAAAAACAAGATTTACAGAATCCCAGATTGTTTCTATCCTTAAACAACAAGAATCCGGGATACCGACCAAAGAGATCTGCCGACAACACGGCATTTCAGAAGCGACTTTCTATAATTGGAAGAGTCGTTATGGAGGTATGGAAGCCTCAGATGTAAGGCGTTTGAAAGATCTAGAAGAAGAAAATGCGCGTCTGAAAAGGATGTATGCTGATGTATCCCTGGATAATCAACTTCTTAAAGATCTCTTCA ACAAAAAAAGGCTGGGCCCTGCCACCCAAAGACAAATAGCGCATGAGCTGGTTAGTGAAGAAGGTATTTCTGTGAGTAGGGCCTGTAGACTTGTATCCTTTCCACGATCTCAATTCTATTACAATAGCCGTAAGAATGATAATGCAGTTATTATTGCATTGCAGGAATTGGCTTTTAAGCATCCTAATTACGGCTTCAGGAAGCTATCCTCTTATTTGCGGAGGGCAGGCCATAAATGGAATCATAAACGGATTTACCGTGTTTATAGGCTATTAAAACTCAACAAACGTAGGAAAGGGAAAAGACGATTACCCGCCCGGATAAAGCAACCACTGATCAGGCAACAAATGATTAACGTTAGTTGGAGTATGGATTTTATGAGTGATAGTATGACTGGTAATAGACGCTTCCGGACTTTTAATGTAATGGATGACTGTTCAAGAGAAGCATTGGCTATTGAGATCGATACATCCCTATCTGCCAAGAGGGTTACGCGGGTACTGGACCGAATATTGACAACACGTGGTAAGCCGAATAGTATACGAGTAGATAATGGACCGGAGTTCACTTCTACAAAGTTTTGCCTATGGTGCAAAACGAATAATATCATCGTTCAATACATCCAGCCAGGTAAGCCAATGCAAAACGGATATATAGAAAGGTTTAACCGTCTATATCGTGAGGCTGTTCTTGATGCATACTTATTTTTTGACCTTAACCAGGTACGAGAGTTAACAGAGGAGTGGCTGGAAGAATACAATCAGCGTAGACCACATGAAGCATTAAATAATCTTACCCCAGAAGAGTGGAAAAACATGGTTCTTGAAGAAACGATTCTCCAGAAGAATACTGTTTGCTAA
- a CDS encoding MFS transporter, whose amino-acid sequence MKTQWNKVIILSIAQSLFQTSSIIVFTISGMVGLNLASNKSLATLPIGMMSLGTAMMMIPASFIIKKIGQRKGFMSGIAFGLSGGLLASYAIVRGSFPLFVMANMMIGFYQGFSQYYRFAAADAVTDENKGKAISFVLAGGVVAAIAGPNLARFTQHVGPVPFAYCYLSIAILSVCALAIIFNIQQPKVSLQNIVEDLQPARSLREIVFNRLTISALISSAVGYSVMNMVMTATPLAMHHSGHNSDDAAMVIQWHVLGMFVPSFFTGTLIKRFGVHRIIITGIIILFIHVSFAISGTDFMHFVSGLILLGIGWNFMFIGGTTLLTQAYRPQEKAKTQAMHDFFVFTVISASGFSAGNLLNAYGWKGVNLAVIPLLVISLTTMVINSIRKTGTQPRIQ is encoded by the coding sequence ATGAAAACACAATGGAATAAAGTTATTATTTTATCAATTGCTCAATCACTTTTCCAAACTTCATCAATTATAGTTTTTACTATATCAGGCATGGTGGGGCTGAACCTTGCATCGAATAAAAGTTTGGCAACATTACCTATTGGCATGATGTCATTAGGGACAGCTATGATGATGATTCCAGCTTCCTTTATTATAAAGAAAATTGGTCAGCGAAAGGGATTTATGTCAGGTATTGCATTTGGTCTTAGTGGTGGGTTATTAGCATCTTATGCAATCGTTAGGGGTTCTTTCCCGCTATTTGTTATGGCTAACATGATGATCGGATTTTATCAGGGGTTTTCTCAATATTACCGATTTGCAGCTGCTGATGCAGTAACAGATGAGAATAAAGGGAAAGCAATCTCGTTTGTACTTGCTGGAGGGGTAGTGGCAGCTATAGCCGGGCCTAACCTTGCCAGATTTACACAGCATGTAGGACCAGTACCATTTGCTTACTGTTATTTATCTATAGCGATTTTGAGTGTATGTGCGTTGGCTATCATATTTAATATACAACAGCCAAAGGTTTCATTGCAAAATATAGTGGAGGATTTACAACCAGCCAGGTCTCTGAGGGAGATAGTTTTCAACAGGCTTACAATTAGTGCACTGATTTCATCTGCAGTGGGTTATTCGGTAATGAATATGGTAATGACGGCCACTCCATTGGCAATGCATCATTCCGGACACAACAGTGATGATGCAGCTATGGTGATACAATGGCATGTCTTGGGTATGTTCGTACCATCATTTTTTACCGGTACGCTGATAAAAAGATTCGGTGTACATAGAATCATCATCACCGGTATTATTATATTATTTATACATGTGTCATTTGCAATATCAGGTACCGATTTTATGCATTTTGTTTCTGGTCTTATTTTGTTAGGAATTGGCTGGAATTTTATGTTTATAGGTGGTACAACATTACTTACGCAGGCATATCGGCCACAGGAGAAAGCAAAAACCCAGGCAATGCACGACTTCTTTGTATTTACCGTTATCAGTGCTTCTGGCTTTTCCGCTGGTAACCTTCTAAATGCTTATGGGTGGAAGGGAGTTAATCTGGCTGTCATTCCTTTGCTGGTTATTTCGCTAACTACCATGGTTATTAATAGCATTAGAAAAACAGGTACGCAACCAAGAATACAATGA